In Zea mays cultivar B73 chromosome 7, Zm-B73-REFERENCE-NAM-5.0, whole genome shotgun sequence, the following proteins share a genomic window:
- the LOC541775 gene encoding RNA polymerase T phage-like 1 (The RefSeq protein has 1 substitution compared to this genomic sequence) — protein MWRRLPTRRLASALLSSSPLQRATATHAPPLERHFPTTASGLLPPSLLPPWQQEPRWFSSSAAAEAVSSEDAEELHHAIEEIVRAQPSPNLPQPQAVAEEHQAPGRDHRSRHRRSGRGRHAEVLAAEHGMTYHRYTSLRRRQIRIETEAWEQAANEYRELLADMCEQKLAPNLPYVKSLFLGWFEPLRDQIATEQELVADPGSRASHGPFFSMLPADMMAVITMHKLMGLLMTGSGDGSVRVIQAACQIGEAIEHEVRINRFLEKTRKKNNKEMENEEEAGDTNIAVEQQRLRKKVTDLMKKQKLRQVRNIVKNQDKSRPWGQDAHAKVGSRLIDLFIGTAHIQPPASQSSDGLPDIRPAFRHEMRTMVKEQQKSSRRYGVIKCDPLVRQGLDRTAKHMVIPYMPMLIPPICWTGYDKGAHLFLPSYVMRTHGARQQRDAVKRAPREQMQFVFEALNTLGSTKWRVNKRVLSIVDRIWSNGGRLADLVDRTDVPVPEKPDTEDETLLKNWKWHLRAAKKKNSERHSQRCDVELKLAVARKMKDEEGFYYPHNLDFRGRAYPMHPYLNHLGSDLCRGVLEFAEGRPLGKSGLRWLKIHLANLYAAGVDKLSYDGRIAFAENHLEEIFDSADRPLEGRRWWLGAEDPFQCLAVCMNLTEALRSSSPETTISHIPVHQDGSCNGLQHYAALGKDKLGAIAVNLVAGEKPADVYTGIANRVMEIMRMDAQKDPSVEPDAARARLIVDQVDRKLVKQTVMTSVYGVTYIGAREQIRRRLKERGVIPNDSELFGASCYAAKVTLTALGEMFQAARSIMNWLGDCAKVIACENEPVRWTTPLGLPVVQPYRKLGRHLIKTSLQVLTLQRETDKVMVKRQRTAFPPNFVHSLDGSHMMMTAVACKRQGLNFAGVHDSYWTHASDVDTMNKILREKFVELYDTPILENLLESFEKSFPKLKFPPLPERGDFDMKEVLESTYFFN, from the exons ATGTGGCGCCGTCTCCCCACCCGCCGCCTCGCCTCCGCCCTCCTCTCCTCCTCCCCACTCCAGCGCGCCACCGCCACGCACGCTCCTCCTCTCGAGCGCCACTTCCCCACTACGGCCTCCGGTCTCCTTCCGCCGTCACTCTTGCCCCCGTGGCAGCAGGAGCCGCGATGGTTCTCATCCTCCGCCGCCGCGGAGGCTGTGTCCTCGGAGGATGCCGAGGAGCTGCACCACGCGATAGAGGAGATCGTCCGGGCGCAGCCGAGTCCGAATCTGCCTCAACCTCAGGCGGTGGCAGAGGAGCATCAGGCACCCGGGCGGGACCACCGTAGCCGGCATAGGAGAAGTGGGCGCGGGCGGCATGCGGAAGTGTTGGCGGCGGAGCACGGGATGACATACCACAGGTACACCTCCCTTCGCCGGCGACAAATCCGCATCGAGACGGAGGCGTGGGAGCAGGCCGCCAACGAGTACCGTGAGCTTCTCGCGGACATGTGCGAGCAGAAGCTCGCCCCTAACCTACCCTACGTCAAGTCGCTCTTTCTTGGCTGGTTCGAGCCGTTGCGGGATCAGATCGCCACTGAGCAAGAACTTGTGGCAGACCCCGGGTCCCGGGCCTCGCACGGTCCATTTTTCAGTATGCTCCCTGCGGACATGATGGCTGTCATCACCATGCACAAGCTCATGGGGTTGCTCATGACGGGCAGTGGGGACGGCAGTGTTCGAGTCATCCAGGCCGCGTGCCAGATTGGCGAGGCAATTGAACACGAG GTTCGAATTAACAGATTTCTGGAGAAGACAAGGAAGAAAAACAACAAAGAGATGGAAAATGAAGAAGAAGCTGGTGACACAAACATTGCTATAGAACAACAGCGTCTAAGAAAGAAAGTCACCGACCTAATGAAAAAGCAAAAGTTACGGCAAGTCAGGAACATAGTGAAGAATCAAGATAAATCCAGGCCGTGGGGTCAAGATGCTCATGCAAAA GTCGGTAGTCGTTtgattgatctttttattggaacAGCACATATACAACCACCAGCAAGCCAATCATCAGATGGTCTGCCTGACATCCGTCCTGCTTTCAGACATGAAATGAGAACAATGGTGAAAGAACAGCA GAAGAGTAGTCGCAGATATGGTGTGATCAAGTGTGATCCACTGGTCCGGCAAGGCTTGGATAGAACA GCAAAGCACATGGTCATTCCGTACATGCCTATGTTGATTCCCCCAATCTGTTGGACAGG ATATGACAAAGGAGCACACCTCTTTTTACCATCATATGTAATGCGCACCCATGGTGCTCGGCAACAGAGGGACGCTGTTAAAAGAGCTCCAAGGGAACAGATGCAATTTGTTTTTGAG GCCTTGAATACTCTTGGGAGCACGAAGTGGAGGGTTAACAAAAGAGTTCTTAGCATTGTTGACAGAATCTGGTCAAATGGTGGCCGGCTTGCTGACTTGGTTGATCGTACTGAT GTTCCTGTACCGGAGAAGCCTGACACTGAAGATGAAACCTTGCTAAAGAACTGGAAATGGCACTTGAGGGCAGCCAAGAAGAAGAACAGTGAAAGGCATTCTCAGAGATGTGATGTTGAACTCAAACTTGCT GTTGCTAGAAAAATGAAGGATGAAGAGGGATTTTACTATCCACACAACCTTGATTTTAGAGGTCGGGCTTATCCAATGCACCCTTATCTGAACCATTTGGGTTCAGATCTTTGTCGAGGGGTTCTAGAGTTTGCTGAAGGTCGGCCACTTGGCAAGTCAGGATTGCGTTGGCTGAAGATACACCTTGCAAATTTGTATGCTGCTGGTGTTGATAAGTTGTCATATGATGGCCGGATTGCATTTGCTGAGAATCATTTGGAGGAAATATTTGATTCTGCTGATAGGCCTTTAGAAGGCAGACGATGGTGGCTTGGGGCTGAAGATCCATTCCAGTGCCTGGCAGTATGCATGAATCTCACTGAAGCTTTAAGAAGCTCGTCTCCAGAAACAACAATCTCACATATTCCTGTGCACCAG GATGGCTCTTGTAATGGTCTGCAACACTATGCGGCACTTGGAAAGGATAAG TTGGGAGCCATTGCTGTTAACTTAGTCGCTGGAGAAAAGCCTGCAGATGTTTACACCGGAATAGCTAACAG GGTGATGGAAATTATGAGGATGGATGCACAAAAAGATCCTTCTGTAGAACCTGATGCAGCTCGTGCTCGTCTGATAGTTGACCAG GTGGACAGAAAATTGGTGAAGCAAACTGTGATGACATCTGTGTATGGTGTCACATATATTGGAGCACGTGAACAAATAAGAAGAAGACTAAAGGAGAGGGGGGTCATTCCTAATGACTCCGAACTGTTTGGTGCATCATGCTATGCTGCTAAG GTTACTCTTACAGCACTTGGTGAGATGTTTCAAGCTGCCCGTAGTATCATGAACTGGCTTGGTGACTGTGCCAAG GTAATTGCTTGTGAAAATGAACCAGTGAGATGGACGACTCCTCTTGGGCTCCCAGTTGTACAACCATATCGCAAACTTGGGAGGCATCTT ATTAAAACGTCATTGCAGGTTTTGACCCTTCAGCGGGAGACGGATAAG GTTATGGTGAAGCGGCAGAGGACAGCTTTCCCTCCAAACTTTGTGCATTCTCTTGATGGTTCTCATATGATGATGACTGCTGTTGCTTGCAAAAGGCAAGGTCTGAATTTTGCAG GAGTTCATGATTCATATTGGACCCATGCCAGTGATGTTGATACAATGAATAAAATACTCCGGGAAAAGTTTGTGGAACTCTATGATACACCTATTCTGGAAAAT
- the LOC541775 gene encoding RNA polymerase T phage-like 1 isoform X1 translates to MLMQKSESYVGSRLIDLFIGTAHIQPPASQSSDGLPDIRPAFRHEMRTMVKEQQKSSRRYGVIKCDPLVRQGLDRTAKHMVIPYMPMLIPPICWTGYDKGAHLFLPSYVMRTHGARQQRDAVKRAPREQMQFVFEALNTLGSTKWRVNKRVLSIVDRIWSNGGRLADLVDRTDVPVPEKPDTEDETLLKNWKWHLRAAKKKNSERHSQRCDVELKLAVARKMKDEEGFYYPHNLDFRGRAYPMHPYLNHLGSDLCRGVLEFAEGRPLGKSGLRWLKIHLANLYAAGVDKLSYDGRIAFAENHLEEIFDSADRPLEGRRWWLGAEDPFQCLAVCMNLTEALRSSSPETTISHIPVHQDGSCNGLQHYAALGKDKLGAIAVNLVAGEKPADVYTGIANRVMEIMRMDAQKDPSVEPDAARARLIVDQVDRKLVKQTVMTSVYGVTYIGAREQIRRRLKERGVIPNDSELFGASCYAAKVTLTALGEMFQAARSIMNWLGDCAKVIACENEPVRWTTPLGLPVVQPYRKLGRHLIKTSLQVLTLQRETDKVMVKRQRTAFPPNFVHSLDGSHMMMTAVACKRQGLNFAGVHDSYWTHASDVDTMNKILREKFVELYDTPILENLLESFEKSFPKLKFPPLPERGDFDMKEVLESTYFFN, encoded by the exons ATGCTCATGCAAAAGTCTGAATCCTAT GTCGGTAGTCGTTtgattgatctttttattggaacAGCACATATACAACCACCAGCAAGCCAATCATCAGATGGTCTGCCTGACATCCGTCCTGCTTTCAGACATGAAATGAGAACAATGGTGAAAGAACAGCA GAAGAGTAGTCGCAGATATGGTGTGATCAAGTGTGATCCACTGGTCCGGCAAGGCTTGGATAGAACA GCAAAGCACATGGTCATTCCGTACATGCCTATGTTGATTCCCCCAATCTGTTGGACAGG ATATGACAAAGGAGCACACCTCTTTTTACCATCATATGTAATGCGCACCCATGGTGCTCGGCAACAGAGGGACGCTGTTAAAAGAGCTCCAAGGGAACAGATGCAATTTGTTTTTGAG GCCTTGAATACTCTTGGGAGCACGAAGTGGAGGGTTAACAAAAGAGTTCTTAGCATTGTTGACAGAATCTGGTCAAATGGTGGCCGGCTTGCTGACTTGGTTGATCGTACTGAT GTTCCTGTACCGGAGAAGCCTGACACTGAAGATGAAACCTTGCTAAAGAACTGGAAATGGCACTTGAGGGCAGCCAAGAAGAAGAACAGTGAAAGGCATTCTCAGAGATGTGATGTTGAACTCAAACTTGCT GTTGCTAGAAAAATGAAGGATGAAGAGGGATTTTACTATCCACACAACCTTGATTTTAGAGGTCGGGCTTATCCAATGCACCCTTATCTGAACCATTTGGGTTCAGATCTTTGTCGAGGGGTTCTAGAGTTTGCTGAAGGTCGGCCACTTGGCAAGTCAGGATTGCGTTGGCTGAAGATACACCTTGCAAATTTGTATGCTGCTGGTGTTGATAAGTTGTCATATGATGGCCGGATTGCATTTGCTGAGAATCATTTGGAGGAAATATTTGATTCTGCTGATAGGCCTTTAGAAGGCAGACGATGGTGGCTTGGGGCTGAAGATCCATTCCAGTGCCTGGCAGTATGCATGAATCTCACTGAAGCTTTAAGAAGCTCGTCTCCAGAAACAACAATCTCACATATTCCTGTGCACCAG GATGGCTCTTGTAATGGTCTGCAACACTATGCGGCACTTGGAAAGGATAAG TTGGGAGCCATTGCTGTTAACTTAGTCGCTGGAGAAAAGCCTGCAGATGTTTACACCGGAATAGCTAACAG GGTGATGGAAATTATGAGGATGGATGCACAAAAAGATCCTTCTGTAGAACCTGATGCAGCTCGTGCTCGTCTGATAGTTGACCAG GTGGACAGAAAATTGGTGAAGCAAACTGTGATGACATCTGTGTATGGTGTCACATATATTGGAGCACGTGAACAAATAAGAAGAAGACTAAAGGAGAGGGGGGTCATTCCTAATGACTCCGAACTGTTTGGTGCATCATGCTATGCTGCTAAG GTTACTCTTACAGCACTTGGTGAGATGTTTCAAGCTGCCCGTAGTATCATGAACTGGCTTGGTGACTGTGCCAAG GTAATTGCTTGTGAAAATGAACCAGTGAGATGGACGACTCCTCTTGGGCTCCCAGTTGTACAACCATATCGCAAACTTGGGAGGCATCTT ATTAAAACGTCATTGCAGGTTTTGACCCTTCAGCGGGAGACGGATAAG GTTATGGTGAAGCGGCAGAGGACAGCTTTCCCTCCAAACTTTGTGCATTCTCTTGATGGTTCTCATATGATGATGACTGCTGTTGCTTGCAAAAGGCAAGGTCTGAATTTTGCAG GAGTTCATGATTCATATTGGACCCATGCCAGTGATGTTGATACAATGAATAAAATACTCCGGGAAAAGTTTGTGGAACTCTATGATACACCTATTCTGGAAAAT